From Pseudothermotoga thermarum DSM 5069, a single genomic window includes:
- a CDS encoding type IV pilus biogenesis protein PilM, producing MQIFHKMITAVEFGNGYVNVGRAKKSRGRLIITSYFSQECAEQFSTAKSLLEKIGTDVEDIVVLNYPMDLLLFNTINVPGTLKEKQISNYATMEISHLLNVPPEELVVETVVGPVNKAVVAVAKRKELYSFLTRLRQAGIPEPDVVIPDVFKYLLLVRIPDPSTVALCAFSFDYSIVGIYISEKLVGLRTIPYSLQEVLNLIMEEIGFTKLELQSESSINNFEKVSKMVEALISDIPYVVERELIFLLSGLQIGVSIRDIAKIYLLCDPSFLTGTFVKAFESSEVFQGKVEKAQFKFETNNFPIGLAGMLVRGGAEFGKNKLVQIQKTGS from the coding sequence GTGCAAATATTTCACAAGATGATCACAGCCGTTGAATTTGGAAACGGTTATGTAAACGTGGGGCGAGCCAAAAAATCCAGAGGACGATTGATTATAACGAGCTATTTTTCTCAAGAATGTGCCGAACAGTTTTCAACGGCAAAAAGTTTACTTGAAAAAATCGGTACCGATGTAGAGGACATAGTTGTTTTAAATTATCCTATGGATCTTTTGCTCTTCAACACCATAAACGTACCAGGAACTCTTAAGGAAAAGCAAATCAGCAACTATGCGACGATGGAAATTTCACACTTGTTAAACGTGCCACCTGAAGAACTCGTAGTGGAAACGGTTGTCGGACCTGTAAACAAAGCCGTAGTCGCAGTGGCAAAAAGGAAAGAACTGTATTCCTTTCTCACACGATTGAGACAAGCAGGAATACCAGAGCCAGATGTTGTCATTCCGGACGTTTTTAAATATTTACTTTTGGTTCGTATCCCAGATCCATCAACTGTTGCACTCTGTGCATTTTCGTTCGATTACTCAATTGTTGGTATTTACATATCTGAAAAACTTGTTGGCTTGAGGACTATACCTTATTCTTTGCAAGAAGTTTTGAATTTAATCATGGAGGAGATAGGCTTCACAAAACTTGAACTACAATCGGAAAGTTCAATTAACAATTTTGAAAAAGTGTCAAAAATGGTCGAAGCACTGATAAGCGATATCCCATATGTTGTGGAGCGCGAATTGATTTTTCTGTTGAGCGGATTACAAATAGGTGTTTCAATACGAGATATAGCAAAGATTTACCTGTTGTGTGATCCTTCATTTTTAACAGGTACTTTTGTTAAAGCATTTGAATCAAGCGAAGTTTTCCAAGGCAAGGTGGAAAAAGCACAATTTAAATTTGAAACGAACAATTTTCCGATAGGGTTAGCTGGAATGCTTGTTCGAGGGGGCGCAGAATTTGGAAAGAATAAACTTGTACAGATACAAAAAACCGGTTCTTAA
- a CDS encoding RNA-binding S4 domain-containing protein, with the protein MRIDKYLKNTRIIKRRTVAQEMINHSRVFVNDKPVKPSYEVKPGDRIKILFPFKTVEVMVVSENEYKLLSESRNDNIERE; encoded by the coding sequence ATGAGAATCGACAAGTACTTGAAGAACACAAGGATAATAAAAAGAAGGACAGTTGCACAAGAGATGATAAACCATTCACGAGTTTTTGTTAACGACAAGCCCGTCAAACCTTCTTACGAAGTTAAACCCGGGGATAGGATAAAAATTCTATTTCCGTTTAAAACAGTTGAAGTGATGGTTGTTTCTGAAAATGAATACAAACTGTTATCGGAATCACGTAACGATAACATCGAGCGAGAATAG
- a CDS encoding pyridoxal phosphate-dependent aminotransferase codes for MNLSGRALTAPASPIRRMIPFAEQAMKMGKKIYYLNIGQPDIPTPRVYFEYVERYKPSVVAYTHSAGLLELREAFSRYYEKFSVKVLPDEIIVTNGGSEAVLFAMAVVADPGDEILVLEPFYANYAGFAAQLGIKLVPVRTYPEDGYSVPDKKKFLEKISSKTKAIIFSNPCNPTGAVYNESQLRTIIDVALEKDLFIISDEVYREFTFDGCKAISALSFEPILDRVIMVDSISKRYSACGARIGAFVSKNKSIYSAALKFAQARLCPPMTSQYGAIGLLSLDDEYVESIKNEYQARRDVVYEELKKIDGAVFQKPKGAFYISARLPVDNVEEFVKFMLLEFDVGGKTTMVSPLDGFYATPSAGLDEMRIAYVLNCDDLRDAVRILALGVEEYKRKVR; via the coding sequence ATGAACCTTTCGGGGAGAGCTTTGACAGCTCCTGCAAGTCCCATAAGAAGGATGATACCCTTTGCAGAACAAGCAATGAAAATGGGTAAGAAGATCTACTATTTGAACATTGGACAACCCGATATTCCAACACCGCGAGTTTATTTTGAGTATGTTGAAAGGTACAAACCAAGTGTGGTTGCTTACACACATTCAGCAGGTTTGCTGGAACTTAGGGAAGCTTTTTCGCGATATTATGAAAAGTTCTCGGTGAAGGTTCTTCCCGACGAGATAATCGTCACAAACGGTGGCAGTGAAGCTGTGTTGTTTGCGATGGCTGTGGTTGCCGATCCGGGGGATGAAATACTTGTTCTTGAACCATTCTACGCCAACTATGCTGGTTTTGCAGCTCAACTTGGCATTAAACTTGTCCCAGTTAGGACCTATCCTGAGGACGGGTATTCGGTGCCTGACAAGAAAAAGTTTCTCGAGAAAATCAGTTCAAAAACTAAAGCCATTATTTTTTCCAATCCATGCAATCCAACCGGGGCTGTTTACAATGAAAGTCAACTTAGAACCATAATAGACGTTGCTTTGGAAAAGGACTTGTTCATCATATCCGATGAGGTATATCGCGAGTTCACCTTTGATGGTTGTAAAGCTATATCTGCTCTTTCCTTTGAGCCAATTTTAGACAGGGTGATAATGGTCGACAGCATCTCGAAACGCTACAGCGCGTGTGGTGCAAGAATCGGGGCGTTTGTGAGCAAGAATAAATCGATTTACTCGGCTGCCTTAAAGTTTGCACAAGCAAGGTTGTGTCCTCCCATGACTTCGCAGTATGGTGCTATAGGCCTTCTTTCCCTTGACGATGAGTATGTAGAATCGATCAAGAACGAATATCAAGCAAGAAGAGATGTTGTCTACGAAGAGCTGAAAAAAATCGATGGGGCTGTTTTCCAAAAGCCAAAAGGAGCTTTCTACATTTCGGCGAGGCTTCCTGTTGACAACGTTGAAGAGTTCGTAAAATTCATGCTTTTAGAATTTGACGTTGGTGGGAAAACTACTATGGTGTCACCACTTGACGGTTTTTATGCCACCCCATCGGCTGGGTTAGACGAAATGAGGATAGCCTATGTTCTGAACTGCGATGATTTGAGGGACGCTGTTAGGATACTTGCACTAGGTGTGGAGGAGTACAAAAGAAAGGTAAGATGA
- a CDS encoding type II secretion system F family protein has translation MPYFRYTAVDSQGKRVKAVVEAENEIQLYDILKRKGYAVLEVKKVGTRRPMEIFGISLAELSIFSRQLATMVSAGLRIKDALTILSNQAVFSKRFRKIIERMIVAIESGSSFSSALQAQGVFDSVFVNLVAAGEEGGVLDKSLEKAADFYESTKRLQDEVKSAMAYPTFVLVFAIGVIFIISFYILPTLISAFGNIPTSGVVRFLMNVSNFLREKWTSVLTFGAIFALSTYLFMKTRYAMYLKELFATLFPPAAKLRYEMAVERFCRTLSVLTASGVLLTKAVEMAALASNNPKIIRKSKFIIERIREGTSLKQALLESGVFPQMVYELVGTGEETGKLEEVLAKVSEFYEDQVRVGVKKLVSLVEPMLIAGVGGFIAFMAFAMYSTIFQLQQTIGR, from the coding sequence ATGCCTTACTTTCGATACACCGCCGTTGACAGCCAGGGGAAACGTGTAAAAGCTGTGGTTGAAGCTGAAAACGAAATACAACTTTACGATATCCTTAAAAGGAAAGGTTACGCGGTACTTGAGGTCAAAAAAGTTGGCACAAGACGGCCGATGGAAATTTTCGGCATCTCATTGGCTGAACTTTCCATATTCTCCAGGCAACTAGCAACGATGGTCAGTGCAGGTTTGAGAATAAAAGATGCCCTTACGATATTGAGCAACCAAGCGGTGTTTTCAAAGCGATTTAGAAAAATAATCGAACGAATGATCGTTGCCATTGAAAGTGGTTCTTCTTTTTCAAGCGCTCTGCAAGCTCAAGGTGTGTTCGACTCAGTTTTTGTCAATTTGGTTGCAGCTGGGGAAGAGGGCGGTGTGCTCGATAAATCCTTGGAAAAAGCAGCGGATTTTTACGAATCGACTAAAAGACTACAGGATGAGGTTAAATCGGCCATGGCTTACCCAACCTTCGTTTTGGTCTTCGCCATCGGCGTTATATTCATAATTTCGTTTTACATTCTACCCACTTTGATAAGTGCTTTTGGAAACATCCCGACAAGTGGTGTGGTTAGATTTTTGATGAACGTGAGCAACTTTTTACGTGAAAAATGGACAAGTGTATTAACTTTTGGAGCAATATTTGCTCTAAGCACGTATTTGTTCATGAAAACGAGGTATGCGATGTATTTGAAGGAATTGTTTGCCACTCTTTTCCCACCCGCCGCCAAACTTAGGTATGAGATGGCTGTGGAAAGATTTTGCCGAACGCTTTCCGTTTTAACAGCAAGTGGTGTACTTCTCACAAAAGCCGTGGAAATGGCTGCGTTGGCTTCGAACAATCCCAAGATAATCAGAAAAAGCAAGTTCATAATTGAAAGGATTCGTGAAGGCACAAGTCTCAAGCAAGCGCTTTTGGAATCAGGAGTTTTCCCACAAATGGTTTATGAGCTTGTCGGTACTGGCGAAGAAACAGGTAAACTTGAAGAAGTTCTTGCGAAAGTATCGGAATTTTACGAAGATCAGGTCAGAGTTGGTGTGAAAAAATTGGTTTCTTTGGTCGAACCTATGTTGATAGCCGGAGTTGGTGGTTTCATCGCCTTTATGGCTTTTGCAATGTACAGCACCATCTTCCAACTTCAACAAACCATAGGAAGATAA
- the amrB gene encoding AmmeMemoRadiSam system protein B, with translation MIRYPVVAGTFYPGSPTKLRQTIMDLITSPLGPGNLDFKVPVTQPLNKNVGIIVPHAGYVYSGPIAVHAYVAAARLGKPNLVVLIGPNHTGRGAKVGVWDKGSWLTPLGKVEVDEQASKLLFENCEVCKADFDSHLLEHSLEVQLPFLQFFFDEFKILPISIFPVSIDLCKKIAAGLDAIASEYKNTLFVVSTDFNHYENQDVTIKKDQMAIEKIEAKDPIGLVEVVDKYDISMCGVSAVASFLYMKTFGKPKLLCHATSGDVSKDFLQVVGYASFICEAA, from the coding sequence ATGATTAGATATCCTGTTGTTGCGGGGACCTTTTACCCAGGTTCTCCTACAAAACTCAGGCAAACCATAATGGATCTGATAACTTCACCACTTGGACCAGGAAATTTGGATTTCAAAGTACCTGTGACACAACCTTTGAATAAAAATGTCGGTATAATCGTTCCACACGCTGGATACGTTTACAGCGGCCCAATAGCTGTACACGCATACGTTGCCGCTGCAAGGCTTGGAAAACCAAACTTGGTTGTCCTGATTGGTCCCAACCACACAGGAAGAGGAGCCAAAGTTGGGGTGTGGGATAAAGGTAGTTGGCTGACTCCGCTTGGGAAAGTTGAAGTTGACGAGCAGGCGAGCAAACTGCTTTTCGAAAACTGCGAGGTTTGCAAAGCCGATTTCGACTCTCATCTGCTGGAGCATTCTTTAGAAGTTCAGCTACCTTTCTTGCAGTTTTTCTTTGACGAATTCAAGATCTTGCCAATTTCCATTTTTCCGGTCTCAATCGATTTGTGCAAAAAAATCGCCGCAGGATTGGATGCTATAGCTTCTGAATATAAAAACACACTTTTTGTCGTATCGACAGATTTCAACCACTACGAAAATCAAGACGTTACAATCAAAAAAGATCAAATGGCAATAGAAAAAATTGAGGCAAAAGATCCAATTGGATTGGTTGAAGTTGTTGACAAATACGACATTTCAATGTGCGGTGTATCAGCAGTAGCAAGCTTTTTGTACATGAAGACCTTTGGAAAACCGAAACTGCTTTGCCATGCAACCAGCGGGGATGTGAGCAAAGATTTTTTGCAAGTTGTTGGATATGCGAGCTTCATCTGCGAAGCAGCTTGA
- a CDS encoding type II secretion system protein GspD: MRKILGCLILIVFVVFASASQLTKIVPSFLPDAISFSIFVDKQLGRNDVVVDKNAAGSIVSLYLKDISAPSFYLPIAYGPVESLRVFEIQDGAMVLIHLLIPVEPSVEVLSNMVKVTFHCSSKKIDLVLTAETTLEMALKFLADELGLNIVVSENVKNQKLSLKLQQVLPEDALRNLLTTVRVQGEPLVYSYMPDGTLHIGTSGEIAARFGKFWGIYDVTDREKVAEKLQSMLSPVTFITSLPNKALLFVYGDVREQELISKIISLSPVVAMEEIAFTIPVENVVKMLESLKKIYSFDYTIIEGLNKVVLRADPKIVERIKGYIFEYQQRVQPIEKEKADQQKDTTVVEKRIWSLIYPQQAQVILKEFGVEMKQLPFGQVEVKGTVDLLNLVERILDDLGFFGIEQLSLRTISVPKSLEGIIVRILKDIFALEEPRLLVLEDRDFVKIVAFAPINYAETVVEFANKVIDLLAVTKKAEVFFLEDEETAKQVSQILNTIYGIESVYVQSVLKVEGSETDINKAKNFINFFAKKKLVRLANARFDDEIFQEVRELIENKYKVNLQANLKTLGKVILTSQSLEDIENAILEIEKIYEFISKLREKFVKIVPTIPGTDFEKLAGFLKQLEQIEIMQVMNAYVLAGSLEAVERAEKLIEQIRTLSVEHKDYLILTLHENLNKEEIRKMLEEFFDVKIALVGNVLIIHGTEENLEKSKLLVESVNETLVKTEQKTEAVRTVKIVPYDGSTPVDEFQEYLKTIGKNVEVKLFKTLELVGFVGLEDEVKEAIEEYIKVSQALVEKQKLQKQEKLEAEEKVKVIILENGNFSVKCSDVQLYEVIFKIASLLGKSIVYFDKPTELVTLDVKSISWENFTKMVEEYYGYRFAETQGITALIKPQPVVDKTFEETFIYTVPHNLANIKPIIEFYGGKVLIDPVKNLLIVTGLDKTKKEQVEALITNVSKPLPQVEIEARFVDRSIIDDLIRKHGLNLKLTDNGLNLNLDSSGKMELTTSVIGLLDYQRLLSLLPTGNVIISNEISDKATVESLLANPKIVTSSGQEARILIGERIRYYYVDPQGNLVGPETLDTGIELRITPFVRSDGTIDLKVFTKVSEPRYYPGVNVPGEITREAETRVILNNGDTLVIGGLMRDKKTEKTEKVPVLGDLPFIGTFFRSKTENYTKQELIIFITARVIEL; encoded by the coding sequence ATGAGGAAGATCCTTGGTTGTTTAATCCTTATCGTCTTTGTTGTATTTGCCAGCGCTTCGCAATTGACGAAGATTGTCCCCAGCTTTCTTCCCGACGCGATATCTTTTTCAATCTTCGTTGATAAACAGTTAGGGCGAAATGACGTAGTTGTTGACAAAAATGCAGCAGGATCTATAGTGTCTTTATATTTGAAGGACATTTCCGCGCCAAGTTTCTATTTGCCAATAGCTTATGGGCCTGTTGAATCACTGAGAGTGTTCGAAATTCAAGATGGAGCAATGGTTTTGATTCATTTGTTGATACCAGTAGAACCTTCCGTTGAGGTTTTATCGAACATGGTGAAAGTAACGTTCCATTGCTCCAGTAAAAAGATTGACCTAGTCTTGACGGCTGAAACTACTCTTGAAATGGCTTTGAAATTCCTTGCTGACGAGCTTGGATTAAACATTGTTGTTTCCGAAAATGTGAAGAATCAAAAACTTTCTTTAAAGCTTCAGCAAGTGCTGCCAGAGGATGCCTTGAGAAACTTGTTAACCACCGTTAGAGTTCAAGGTGAGCCGTTGGTTTACAGCTATATGCCAGATGGAACCTTACACATAGGAACAAGTGGTGAAATCGCGGCACGCTTTGGAAAATTCTGGGGGATTTACGATGTAACTGACAGAGAAAAGGTCGCTGAAAAACTTCAATCTATGCTTTCTCCTGTTACTTTCATAACCTCTTTACCCAACAAAGCTTTGCTTTTCGTGTACGGAGATGTACGTGAGCAAGAATTGATATCAAAGATAATCTCCTTATCTCCTGTAGTAGCTATGGAAGAAATAGCGTTTACAATACCGGTTGAAAATGTGGTCAAGATGTTGGAATCGCTGAAAAAAATATATTCTTTCGACTACACGATCATTGAGGGTCTGAACAAAGTTGTCTTGAGAGCCGATCCGAAGATCGTTGAGAGAATAAAAGGATACATCTTCGAGTACCAACAAAGAGTACAACCAATTGAAAAAGAGAAAGCCGATCAGCAAAAAGATACAACAGTTGTGGAAAAAAGAATTTGGTCTTTGATCTATCCCCAGCAGGCTCAAGTAATTCTTAAAGAATTCGGCGTTGAGATGAAGCAGTTACCTTTTGGACAAGTGGAAGTCAAAGGAACGGTTGATCTGTTAAACCTTGTGGAAAGAATATTGGATGACCTTGGATTTTTTGGAATTGAACAGCTTTCTTTGAGAACAATATCAGTACCAAAGTCTTTGGAAGGGATCATCGTTCGAATTCTCAAAGATATTTTTGCCTTGGAAGAACCAAGATTGCTGGTCCTTGAAGATCGTGATTTTGTGAAAATCGTAGCTTTTGCACCGATAAATTACGCCGAAACAGTTGTTGAGTTTGCAAACAAAGTGATCGATTTGCTTGCTGTGACCAAGAAGGCCGAAGTTTTCTTCCTCGAAGATGAAGAAACTGCAAAACAAGTTTCCCAGATACTCAATACAATATACGGCATTGAAAGCGTTTACGTTCAAAGTGTGTTGAAAGTTGAAGGAAGCGAAACTGATATAAACAAAGCTAAGAATTTCATCAATTTCTTTGCCAAGAAAAAACTGGTGAGGCTAGCCAATGCAAGATTTGACGACGAAATTTTCCAAGAAGTACGTGAACTCATCGAAAACAAATACAAGGTCAACCTTCAAGCGAATTTGAAAACCCTCGGCAAGGTGATTCTAACTTCCCAAAGCCTCGAAGACATAGAAAATGCCATCCTTGAGATCGAAAAAATATACGAATTCATTTCAAAATTGAGAGAGAAGTTTGTGAAAATCGTTCCGACTATTCCTGGAACCGACTTTGAAAAGCTTGCAGGGTTTTTGAAGCAGCTTGAGCAAATCGAAATCATGCAAGTTATGAATGCCTATGTTCTAGCTGGCAGTTTAGAAGCCGTTGAAAGAGCAGAAAAATTGATCGAACAAATTCGAACTTTAAGTGTGGAGCACAAAGATTACTTGATCCTCACTCTGCATGAAAACCTGAACAAAGAAGAGATCAGAAAGATGCTGGAAGAATTTTTCGACGTAAAAATAGCTTTGGTTGGAAATGTTTTGATAATTCATGGCACGGAAGAAAACCTTGAAAAATCCAAATTGCTTGTTGAAAGCGTAAATGAAACTCTAGTCAAGACAGAACAAAAAACCGAAGCTGTTAGAACAGTTAAAATTGTACCTTACGATGGATCAACACCGGTTGATGAATTTCAAGAATATCTAAAAACCATTGGTAAAAACGTCGAGGTTAAGCTTTTCAAAACCCTGGAACTTGTGGGTTTTGTTGGGCTTGAAGATGAAGTCAAAGAAGCCATTGAAGAATACATCAAAGTCAGCCAAGCACTTGTAGAAAAACAAAAGCTTCAAAAACAAGAAAAATTGGAAGCAGAAGAAAAGGTGAAAGTTATTATTTTAGAAAACGGCAATTTCTCTGTCAAATGCAGCGATGTGCAACTTTACGAAGTTATTTTCAAAATTGCATCATTACTTGGTAAATCGATCGTCTACTTTGACAAACCAACAGAGTTGGTAACACTCGATGTCAAATCCATCAGTTGGGAAAACTTTACAAAGATGGTTGAAGAGTATTACGGTTATCGATTCGCAGAAACTCAAGGAATAACAGCTTTAATAAAACCTCAACCAGTTGTTGATAAAACTTTTGAAGAAACATTCATATATACCGTTCCTCACAATTTGGCGAACATAAAACCGATAATAGAATTCTACGGTGGAAAAGTTTTGATTGACCCCGTGAAGAACCTCTTGATAGTCACTGGACTTGACAAAACCAAGAAAGAACAAGTTGAAGCTTTGATAACAAACGTTTCAAAACCACTTCCACAAGTTGAAATTGAAGCCAGGTTTGTGGATAGATCAATCATAGATGACTTAATAAGAAAGCACGGTCTTAATTTGAAACTGACCGATAATGGCCTGAACTTGAACCTTGATAGTTCTGGAAAGATGGAATTGACCACATCGGTAATTGGTTTGTTAGATTATCAGCGTCTTCTTTCATTGCTTCCAACAGGTAACGTTATCATAAGCAACGAGATTTCCGATAAAGCCACCGTTGAAAGCTTACTTGCCAATCCAAAGATTGTGACAAGCAGCGGTCAAGAAGCTCGGATTTTAATCGGAGAAAGAATCAGGTATTACTACGTAGATCCTCAAGGAAACTTGGTTGGACCAGAAACCTTGGACACAGGAATCGAACTGAGGATAACTCCATTCGTCAGGTCAGATGGAACCATTGATCTTAAAGTTTTCACAAAGGTGAGTGAACCAAGGTATTATCCAGGTGTCAATGTTCCTGGGGAAATCACCCGTGAAGCGGAAACCAGAGTTATACTCAACAACGGTGATACACTTGTAATCGGTGGATTGATGAGGGATAAGAAAACTGAAAAGACAGAGAAAGTTCCTGTTTTGGGTGATCTGCCTTTCATTGGTACATTCTTTAGGAGTAAAACGGAAAATTACACAAAACAAGAGCTGATTATATTCATAACCGCGAGGGTGATCGAATTATGA
- the murJ gene encoding murein biosynthesis integral membrane protein MurJ: protein MTEIVKYGALFALATLISRFTGLVRDVLLANKFGAGSEFDAYVIAISFPFLLRRAFAEGAMTSAFVPLYNEKKDKNKFASAVITCLGLTTLTIVLVVEIYPKLVPLILATKAKPEVFTLATFLARISVPFIFFIFLWAVLYSIQNSHNVFFIPALSPVMMNIGIICGTIFSKLFDPPILGPTLGFTVGGALMFLTLVPGTLRLGFKYKPTFQGFSEFLKLFFPALIAMTVSEFNVMIDVNVASFLGPGNVSILQYANRFYQLPFGVFGVAMSTVVLPLMSYDKERYDEHLKNSLQLSLFLTLPSMVGLVVLSKRLMILVYQHGAFTHEDAVKTGFVLLFYSLGLPIYSIVAVLSRACHSKKNMRTPFVATVLSFLVNAIMDFVLGLTIGINGIAVATTLAGFCSMIYLWLKVKPKVDLVHVIKISLASIIMGIFVLTLSFLNASRLYTIVLVFCGMLAYMVLSKVFKLREFEEFFKLLRR, encoded by the coding sequence ATGACTGAAATAGTAAAATACGGCGCACTTTTTGCGCTGGCAACGCTTATTTCAAGGTTCACAGGTTTGGTAAGGGACGTTTTATTGGCGAACAAATTTGGGGCAGGATCGGAATTTGATGCCTACGTTATCGCTATATCCTTTCCATTCCTTTTGAGGCGAGCATTTGCCGAAGGTGCGATGACCTCTGCTTTTGTTCCGTTGTACAACGAGAAAAAAGATAAAAACAAATTTGCTTCTGCGGTCATAACTTGCCTTGGCCTAACTACATTAACCATCGTTCTAGTAGTTGAAATTTACCCAAAGTTGGTTCCTTTGATACTCGCCACCAAGGCAAAGCCGGAAGTATTTACTTTGGCAACTTTTTTGGCGAGGATAAGCGTGCCGTTCATATTCTTCATATTCCTTTGGGCAGTACTTTATTCGATACAAAATTCGCACAACGTCTTTTTTATTCCAGCGCTTTCACCCGTCATGATGAATATAGGTATAATCTGCGGTACAATTTTTTCGAAGCTTTTTGATCCTCCCATTCTAGGTCCAACCTTGGGCTTTACCGTTGGAGGAGCTTTGATGTTTTTAACGCTTGTACCCGGTACTCTGAGGCTTGGTTTTAAGTATAAACCAACCTTTCAAGGATTTTCCGAATTTCTAAAGTTGTTTTTCCCAGCGTTGATTGCAATGACCGTATCGGAGTTCAACGTTATGATAGATGTCAACGTTGCATCCTTCCTTGGACCTGGAAATGTTTCAATCCTTCAGTATGCCAACAGATTTTACCAACTGCCTTTTGGGGTGTTTGGAGTGGCGATGTCGACAGTAGTTTTACCACTGATGAGCTATGACAAAGAGAGGTACGATGAACATTTGAAAAATTCTTTGCAGCTTTCTTTGTTTTTAACTCTACCTTCAATGGTTGGACTGGTAGTTTTGAGCAAGCGTCTGATGATTTTGGTTTACCAACATGGAGCTTTCACCCATGAGGATGCCGTCAAAACAGGTTTTGTGTTGCTGTTCTATTCTCTCGGACTGCCAATTTATTCAATCGTTGCTGTTTTATCAAGGGCTTGCCATTCAAAAAAGAACATGAGAACACCATTTGTTGCGACTGTTTTATCGTTTTTGGTAAACGCCATCATGGACTTCGTCCTTGGGTTGACGATTGGAATCAACGGTATAGCCGTTGCAACAACCTTGGCTGGTTTTTGTTCAATGATTTACCTTTGGTTGAAAGTCAAACCAAAAGTTGATCTTGTTCATGTAATTAAAATATCGCTTGCATCAATCATCATGGGAATTTTCGTTTTAACGTTATCTTTCTTGAATGCCAGCAGATTGTACACAATTGTTTTGGTTTTCTGTGGAATGCTTGCTTACATGGTTTTGTCAAAGGTTTTTAAATTGCGCGAATTCGAAGAATTTTTCAAGCTGCTTCGCAGATGA
- a CDS encoding biotin--[acetyl-CoA-carboxylase] ligase produces MIGDKIIFLPIIGSTNDFLKENFDKFPSGTVVVAEVQTKGRGRNNRTWVSPEGGLWFSILFKPKKKVKPTFFTKAACVAINKALNQIGVENKIKWPNDIYVKAKKLCGILTETIFEGQHPKVIICGIGINVNNQIPEELSDKAVSLSQITGRPHDLKKLLKLLLTKINYIVKKYSTKPEALTRVWKERLMQKEGDEIRFLLDGKFVNGKILEIEDEFIVVEVDGKSLKLFSLDVIVT; encoded by the coding sequence ATGATAGGTGATAAAATCATCTTTCTTCCAATAATTGGTTCGACGAACGATTTTCTAAAGGAAAATTTCGACAAGTTTCCAAGTGGAACGGTTGTCGTAGCCGAAGTTCAAACAAAGGGACGCGGTAGAAACAACAGAACTTGGGTTTCACCAGAAGGCGGATTGTGGTTTTCTATACTGTTTAAGCCTAAAAAAAAGGTAAAACCGACGTTTTTCACAAAAGCAGCTTGTGTTGCAATAAACAAGGCTTTAAACCAAATCGGGGTGGAAAACAAAATCAAATGGCCAAACGACATATACGTGAAAGCAAAAAAGTTATGTGGTATCTTAACGGAAACAATCTTTGAAGGACAACATCCAAAGGTGATAATATGCGGAATAGGCATCAACGTCAACAACCAAATACCTGAAGAACTTTCAGACAAAGCCGTGAGCTTGTCGCAAATAACTGGAAGACCCCACGATCTCAAGAAGTTGTTGAAACTATTGCTTACCAAGATAAACTACATCGTCAAGAAATACTCTACCAAGCCAGAGGCTTTAACCAGGGTTTGGAAAGAAAGGTTGATGCAAAAAGAAGGCGACGAAATTAGATTTTTGCTGGATGGAAAATTTGTCAACGGTAAGATCTTAGAAATTGAAGATGAGTTTATCGTTGTCGAAGTAGATGGAAAAAGCCTCAAACTATTCTCGCTCGATGTTATCGTTACGTGA